The proteins below are encoded in one region of Mesoplasma melaleucae:
- a CDS encoding amidase family protein has protein sequence MNYKKLSIIELHEKLVNKEITVSQLTQAVLTEAKKLQSSNAINKLVEDKALLLAKELDNNIDQNTLLYGIPYFAKDNFATKDIETTSSSNILKGYVPPFNATSITKLADNKAVLVGKAALDELGMGGVGLYSCNGVITNPADEKRLVGGSSSGSAYLVAKGIVPFATGSDTGDSIRKPASFNNIVGFKPSYGAISRYGLLPYSPSLDTVGFFTRNVTDMAIVCDATFGYDNKDATSHHNDSKDIYQNINDLDKNTKFGYIKKVIDDLTETTRKAYYEFFELLKSKGYVVEEVNFNQDLLNALSAIYKMISYSESVSTNSNLDGIKFGQRAEGADYVEIITNSRTQGFGNEVKQRFIVGALNLNKENQTVYLNKAKQVRRLIVQELKEVFAKTDILIIPPTDKVPPLISEMKIKTAPEKQYLDHILTLANFNGSPSITIPFIKEHKLGIGINLSAKPKNDLLCLQAAKMFEDIIGIKNEIVEY, from the coding sequence ATGAATTATAAAAAATTATCAATTATTGAATTACATGAAAAATTAGTTAATAAAGAAATTACAGTTTCACAATTAACTCAAGCTGTTTTAACAGAAGCTAAAAAACTTCAATCATCAAATGCAATTAATAAACTAGTTGAAGACAAGGCATTATTACTAGCAAAAGAATTAGACAATAATATTGATCAAAATACTTTATTATATGGAATCCCATATTTTGCAAAAGATAACTTTGCAACAAAAGATATCGAAACAACTTCTTCATCAAATATTTTAAAAGGATATGTTCCTCCATTTAATGCTACTTCTATTACTAAATTAGCAGATAATAAAGCTGTTTTAGTTGGTAAAGCTGCGTTAGACGAACTTGGAATGGGTGGAGTTGGATTATATTCATGTAATGGAGTAATTACTAACCCAGCTGATGAAAAAAGGCTTGTTGGAGGAAGCAGTAGTGGAAGTGCATACTTAGTTGCAAAAGGAATAGTGCCTTTTGCAACAGGTAGTGATACTGGTGATTCAATCAGAAAACCTGCATCTTTTAATAACATTGTTGGATTTAAACCTTCATATGGGGCAATTAGTAGATATGGTTTATTACCTTATTCACCAAGTTTAGATACTGTTGGTTTTTTTACCAGAAATGTAACTGATATGGCAATCGTTTGTGATGCTACTTTTGGTTATGACAATAAAGATGCAACAAGTCATCACAATGATTCAAAAGATATTTATCAAAACATTAATGACTTAGATAAAAACACTAAATTTGGATATATTAAAAAAGTAATTGATGATTTAACTGAAACAACAAGAAAAGCCTATTATGAATTTTTTGAATTGTTAAAGTCAAAAGGATATGTTGTTGAAGAAGTTAACTTTAACCAAGATTTATTAAATGCACTGTCTGCAATTTATAAAATGATTTCATATAGTGAATCAGTGTCAACTAATTCAAACTTAGATGGAATTAAATTTGGGCAAAGAGCTGAAGGCGCAGATTATGTTGAAATCATTACAAATTCAAGAACTCAGGGATTTGGAAATGAAGTTAAACAAAGATTTATTGTTGGAGCATTAAATTTAAATAAAGAAAATCAAACAGTTTATTTAAATAAAGCTAAACAAGTAAGAAGATTGATTGTTCAAGAATTAAAAGAAGTTTTTGCAAAAACTGATATTTTAATAATTCCACCAACAGATAAAGTTCCACCATTAATTAGTGAAATGAAAATTAAGACTGCACCTGAAAAGCAATATTTAGATCATATTCTTACTTTAGCAAACTTCAATGGATCTCCATCAATTACAATTCCTTTTATTAAAGAACACAAATTAGGAATTGGGATTAACTTAAGCGCTAAACCAAAAAATGACTTATTATGTTTACAAGCAGCTAAAATGTTTGAAGACATAATTGGTATTAAGAACGAAATAGTGGAGTATTAA
- the gatB gene encoding Asp-tRNA(Asn)/Glu-tRNA(Gln) amidotransferase subunit GatB — protein sequence MKNFEIIIGIENHVELKTKTKMFSSAPVSYGETPNTKVNEVDMAYPGSLPVINKKAIQLAIRTCHALNMEIDTLVKFDRKNYFYPDLTKGYQITQQYNPIGKNGALVINVNGVEKTVDIERLHMEEDTAKQIHKDDLTFIDYNRAGTGLVEIVTRPVMRSADEACAYVEKLREILLFLKVSDVKMNEGSLRTDVNISIRPFGTNEFSNKVEVKNLNSISNIKRAIEFEVERQTKLMLNNEIIMQETRRFDDTTNSTVSMRSKSDALDYKYFREPNIMPIQLDKNWVNECIQNSPELADVKRNKYTNEYKLSLNDANIILTSIEMTDFFEEAIKYTNNYNKLANILISDIQAQLNTQNISIDKLALSPTHLAEIINLVDKSVISSKHTKAILPIIMKDNSKSVMHIVQELNIKMISDETEITNLVNPIIESNLELLEQYNERPERVTKTIMGQLMKVTGGNVNPEAGMQIIIKLVELKAK from the coding sequence ATGAAAAATTTTGAAATAATTATCGGAATTGAAAATCACGTTGAATTAAAAACAAAAACTAAAATGTTTTCATCTGCACCAGTTAGTTATGGTGAAACTCCAAATACAAAAGTTAATGAAGTTGATATGGCTTATCCTGGAAGTTTACCAGTTATCAATAAAAAAGCAATTCAATTAGCAATTAGAACTTGTCATGCTTTAAACATGGAAATTGATACATTAGTTAAATTTGATCGTAAAAACTATTTTTACCCAGATTTAACTAAGGGATATCAAATAACACAACAATATAATCCAATTGGTAAAAATGGAGCATTAGTTATTAATGTTAATGGTGTTGAAAAAACAGTTGATATTGAAAGACTGCATATGGAAGAAGATACGGCTAAACAAATTCATAAAGATGATTTAACTTTTATTGATTACAATAGAGCTGGAACAGGTTTAGTAGAAATTGTTACAAGACCAGTTATGCGAAGTGCAGATGAAGCTTGTGCTTATGTTGAAAAACTAAGAGAAATTTTATTATTCTTAAAAGTTAGTGATGTAAAAATGAATGAAGGAAGTTTAAGAACTGATGTTAATATTTCAATCAGACCATTTGGTACAAATGAATTTTCAAACAAAGTAGAAGTAAAAAACTTAAACTCAATTTCAAATATCAAAAGAGCAATTGAATTTGAAGTTGAACGTCAAACTAAATTAATGTTAAACAATGAAATAATTATGCAAGAAACCCGTAGATTCGATGATACAACTAATTCAACAGTTTCAATGCGTAGTAAATCAGATGCATTAGATTATAAATACTTCAGAGAACCAAACATTATGCCAATTCAATTAGATAAAAATTGAGTAAATGAATGTATTCAAAATTCACCTGAGTTAGCAGATGTTAAACGCAATAAGTATACAAATGAATATAAATTATCACTTAATGATGCAAACATTATTTTAACAAGTATTGAAATGACAGACTTTTTTGAAGAAGCAATTAAATATACAAATAACTATAATAAATTAGCAAATATTTTAATTAGTGATATTCAAGCACAATTAAATACTCAAAATATTTCAATTGATAAATTAGCTTTATCTCCAACTCATTTAGCTGAAATAATAAATTTAGTTGATAAATCAGTAATATCTTCAAAACACACAAAAGCAATCTTACCAATCATTATGAAAGATAATTCAAAATCAGTAATGCACATTGTTCAAGAATTAAATATTAAAATGATTAGTGATGAAACTGAGATTACTAACTTGGTAAATCCAATTATTGAAAGTAATTTAGAATTACTTGAACAATATAATGAAAGACCAGAAAGAGTAACTAAAACTATTATGGGTCAATTAATGAAAGTGACAGGTGGAAATGTAAATCCTGAAGCTGGAATGCAAATTATTATTAAATTAGTTGAATTAAAAGCAAAATAA
- a CDS encoding potassium channel family protein, which yields MAKKKSIAIIGVSNFSLSVIKTLVDKKQQVTVFDYDEDKLNLQLSEFEYGVDVVVLDSTNKMALAKNGINAYDVVIVGVGTNIEAGLMTVLNLTDLECENIIVRARDEKHKRILTALGLSENQIILPDGLAGNIVAARSMFNIDLHVDVQSIDEDFVSTTLNVTNHNIFNKTILAAGLSTTKDFNIIQIRRKGKVLLPDDYTELKENDDVVVFAKTTIINELAEKIQGGAKDKKDASDQLVIFDELENDNLKHANKTLDNKNKNEEAFDTTEANDLFDSIIFDDNVNETIDASNFEKNKKSLKK from the coding sequence ATGGCAAAGAAAAAAAGTATTGCAATTATTGGGGTATCAAACTTCAGTTTATCTGTAATAAAAACACTTGTTGATAAAAAACAACAAGTTACTGTTTTTGACTATGATGAAGATAAATTAAATTTACAATTATCAGAATTTGAATATGGAGTTGATGTTGTTGTTTTAGATTCAACTAACAAAATGGCATTAGCTAAAAATGGAATCAATGCATATGATGTTGTAATTGTTGGAGTTGGAACAAATATTGAAGCAGGGTTAATGACTGTTTTAAATTTAACCGATTTAGAATGTGAAAACATAATTGTTAGAGCACGTGATGAAAAACACAAAAGAATTTTGACAGCTTTAGGATTAAGCGAAAATCAAATTATTTTACCTGATGGACTGGCTGGAAACATTGTTGCTGCTAGATCTATGTTTAATATTGATTTACATGTTGATGTGCAATCAATTGATGAAGACTTTGTTTCAACAACTTTAAATGTAACAAATCACAATATATTTAATAAAACAATTTTAGCTGCTGGACTTTCTACAACAAAAGATTTTAATATTATTCAAATTCGTCGTAAGGGGAAAGTTTTATTACCTGATGACTATACTGAATTAAAAGAAAATGATGATGTTGTAGTATTTGCTAAAACAACAATTATTAATGAATTAGCTGAAAAAATTCAAGGTGGAGCTAAAGATAAAAAAGACGCAAGTGATCAATTAGTGATCTTTGATGAGTTAGAAAATGATAATCTTAAACATGCAAATAAAACATTAGATAACAAGAATAAAAATGAAGAAGCATTTGACACAACTGAAGCTAATGATTTATTTGATTCAATTATTTTTGATGACAATGTTAACGAAACAATTGACGCTTCTAATTTTGAAAAAAACAAAAAATCATTAAAAAAATAA
- a CDS encoding TrkH family potassium uptake protein — MTSKKNKSEKPNWLKIKKDNNHKNKFDPQRAFYKLKTWWPLSKVSGKIFLIYFIIVLFGGFLLCIPGIVINNDLNGFDFRWDYLTGIFTASSAFSDTGVNIIDPSHDYSFWGQLILLILIEMGGIGVLTLKIILFVSINKKISLNDTIVAQSERGNDVKSSTIELIKDGFIFLTFVQLLAAGVLFFLFFFSDPATQSLNGTELNVVSPYHNFIKSIWFAIFHSTSAINNAGFDLLSTSSLQPYNIEGHQAYAIQIVFLLEWVIGGLGYPTFHDIKRKIKARRVGQKVRLSLFTKLNFWVYSSLAIVGPLLVFASEYLNQANSLIYNYYTYEVDQLTQMPINVTITGAKPGYAVAMDIIFNTTACRNAGFSTVPINDFNASSKVILSSLMFIGSAPSSTAGGIRTTTFAIILLSTWAIVRNKSYTSAFKKVIPAETVRRSFSVFFISVFILAIVIILIYFDSNAYLTPSIDNELVQNQGDASIVQILTLITSAYGTVGMNPFIQVQMYNFGVLTKLLVILCMFLGQLGISNTLLAFIKPSKKTNFKYLEEDVTIG, encoded by the coding sequence ATGACTAGTAAGAAAAATAAGTCTGAGAAACCTAATTGACTTAAAATTAAAAAAGACAATAATCATAAAAATAAATTTGACCCCCAAAGAGCATTTTATAAACTAAAAACTTGATGACCGCTATCAAAAGTTTCAGGAAAAATATTTTTAATCTATTTTATAATCGTTTTATTTGGTGGATTTCTATTATGTATTCCAGGGATAGTAATTAATAATGATTTAAATGGGTTTGATTTTAGATGAGATTATCTAACTGGAATCTTTACTGCTTCAAGTGCCTTTAGTGATACTGGGGTTAATATTATTGATCCTTCACATGATTATTCATTTTGAGGGCAATTGATTTTACTTATCTTAATTGAGATGGGTGGAATTGGAGTTTTAACTTTAAAAATTATTTTATTTGTTTCAATTAACAAAAAGATTTCACTTAATGATACCATTGTTGCGCAATCAGAACGTGGTAATGATGTTAAGTCATCAACCATTGAATTAATTAAAGATGGATTTATCTTTTTAACATTTGTGCAATTATTAGCTGCGGGAGTTTTATTCTTCTTATTCTTCTTTTCTGATCCAGCAACACAATCATTAAATGGAACAGAATTAAATGTAGTGTCACCTTATCATAATTTCATAAAGTCAATTTGATTTGCAATTTTTCACTCAACAAGTGCAATTAATAATGCTGGTTTTGATTTATTATCTACAAGTTCTTTACAACCATATAATATTGAAGGACACCAAGCATATGCTATTCAAATCGTGTTCTTGTTAGAATGAGTTATTGGAGGATTGGGTTATCCAACATTCCATGATATAAAAAGAAAAATTAAAGCAAGAAGAGTTGGACAAAAAGTAAGATTGAGTTTATTTACTAAATTAAACTTCTGAGTATATTCATCATTAGCAATTGTTGGACCTTTATTAGTATTTGCAAGTGAGTATTTAAATCAAGCAAACTCATTAATCTATAATTACTATACATATGAAGTTGATCAATTAACTCAAATGCCTATTAATGTAACAATTACTGGAGCAAAACCTGGATATGCTGTAGCTATGGATATTATCTTTAATACAACAGCATGTAGAAATGCAGGGTTCTCAACAGTTCCAATTAATGATTTTAATGCTTCATCAAAAGTTATTTTATCTTCATTAATGTTTATTGGTTCAGCACCATCATCAACAGCTGGAGGAATTCGAACTACCACTTTTGCAATTATTCTATTATCAACTTGAGCAATTGTACGTAATAAAAGTTATACAAGTGCATTTAAAAAAGTAATCCCAGCAGAAACAGTTAGAAGAAGTTTTTCAGTATTCTTTATTTCAGTCTTTATTTTAGCAATTGTTATCATTTTAATTTATTTTGATTCTAATGCTTATTTAACTCCAAGTATTGATAATGAATTAGTACAAAATCAAGGTGATGCAAGTATTGTCCAGATCTTAACGTTAATAACCAGTGCTTATGGAACCGTGGGGATGAACCCATTTATTCAAGTTCAAATGTATAATTTTGGTGTATTGACTAAATTATTAGTTATTCTATGTATGTTTTTAGGACAATTAGGGATTTCAAATACATTATTAGCATTTATTAAACCTTCAAAGAAAACTAACTTTAAATACTTAGAAGAAGATGTAACGATAGGATAG
- a CDS encoding bifunctional 5,10-methylenetetrahydrofolate dehydrogenase/5,10-methenyltetrahydrofolate cyclohydrolase: MKILDGKKIALKRKEELALKISQYQNQGLRKPKLVVIMVGNDPASEVYVSHKIKIASQVGIESELLRFAEDIKKETLYDKINELNHNQETDGILLQLPLPVDFIEEDYLQAIIPQKDVDGFHYINQGKILQGYETTYPCTPLGIINLLEEYNIAIKHKDITLIGTSNIVGKPLGMMLLNKKATVTMCNKNTLDIKKHTLNADIIISATGKQFIITGDMIKQDAIVIDVGIIRDPHTNKLVGDVDFENVKTKASYITPVPGGVGPMTVITLMENTFNLYEKHINK; the protein is encoded by the coding sequence ATGAAAATTTTAGACGGTAAAAAAATAGCTTTAAAACGTAAAGAAGAACTAGCTTTAAAGATTTCACAATATCAAAATCAAGGTTTAAGAAAACCAAAACTTGTTGTTATTATGGTCGGTAATGATCCTGCTAGTGAAGTTTATGTCTCACATAAAATTAAAATTGCTAGTCAAGTCGGAATTGAATCTGAACTATTAAGATTTGCTGAAGATATTAAAAAAGAAACTTTATATGACAAAATTAATGAATTAAATCATAATCAAGAAACTGATGGAATTTTATTACAATTACCTTTACCAGTTGATTTTATTGAAGAAGATTATTTACAAGCAATTATTCCCCAAAAAGATGTTGATGGTTTTCATTATATTAATCAAGGTAAGATCTTACAAGGTTATGAAACTACTTACCCATGTACACCATTAGGTATTATTAATTTATTAGAAGAATATAATATTGCAATCAAGCATAAAGATATCACATTAATTGGGACAAGTAATATTGTTGGTAAACCATTAGGAATGATGTTATTAAATAAAAAAGCGACAGTTACAATGTGTAATAAAAATACATTAGATATTAAAAAGCATACTTTAAATGCAGATATTATTATTAGTGCGACAGGCAAACAATTCATTATTACTGGAGACATGATTAAACAAGATGCAATTGTTATTGATGTTGGGATCATTAGAGACCCACATACTAATAAATTAGTTGGAGATGTTGATTTTGAAAATGTTAAGACAAAAGCAAGTTACATTACTCCGGTTCCAGGTGGAGTGGGTCCAATGACTGTCATAACACTAATGGAAAATACATTTAATTTATACGAAAAACATATTAATAAATAG
- a CDS encoding ATP-binding cassette domain-containing protein — MDINGNTLCKNLSLKINKSKKYLISGRSDAGKSTLMKILFGTVLDYQGEIKWNNELNYLEIDRKKIWEQIYYVQQEATIFEGTFKENITLFDNSITDKKVLKVVKQVNLEELLTKNNNTLSFKCKDISKGEAQRIAIGRSLLSNKKLST; from the coding sequence TTGGATATAAATGGAAACACTTTATGCAAAAACTTAAGTTTAAAAATTAATAAAAGTAAAAAATATTTAATTTCAGGGCGTAGTGATGCTGGTAAAAGTACGTTAATGAAAATTTTATTTGGTACTGTATTAGATTATCAAGGTGAAATAAAATGAAATAACGAATTAAATTATTTAGAAATTGATCGTAAAAAAATATGAGAGCAAATTTATTATGTTCAACAAGAAGCAACTATTTTTGAAGGTACATTTAAAGAAAATATTACATTATTTGATAATTCAATAACTGATAAAAAAGTGCTTAAAGTCGTTAAGCAAGTTAATTTAGAAGAACTTTTAACTAAAAATAACAATACTTTATCATTTAAATGTAAAGATATTTCTAAAGGTGAAGCTCAAAGAATTGCAATTGGTAGATCTTTATTATCAAATAAAAAGTTATCTACTTAG
- a CDS encoding HAD-IIB family hydrolase codes for MKKFIAFSDCDGTLLFDDYKFSDYTINTVKEIYESANYLIPVTARTLKNLRTIAKQLKIDQLGGIVAGNNGAQIFDFKKDQFILNKTINKEMIAEIFDLYFTEADEEKECKVNFTSENIVYSFGESENTKKWAEIMEQEFKVVRNSIEIIEDIVSITIVTKKGTDLDTYLEHFNQIKKNYGKEYRIDNYHNRVISIAPKDVDKGYAVEVINKYLNNTGQYETYGFGDSYNDFALIAAVDYGVAMQNGLHELKENAYDITEYSNYQDGVARYINEKIINKK; via the coding sequence ATGAAGAAATTTATAGCATTTAGTGATTGTGATGGCACATTATTATTTGATGATTACAAGTTTTCAGACTATACAATTAACACAGTAAAAGAAATTTATGAAAGTGCTAATTATTTAATTCCAGTTACAGCAAGAACATTAAAAAACTTAAGAACAATTGCAAAACAATTAAAAATTGATCAACTTGGAGGTATCGTTGCAGGAAACAACGGAGCTCAAATATTTGATTTTAAAAAAGATCAATTTATTTTAAATAAAACTATTAATAAAGAAATGATTGCTGAAATATTTGATTTATATTTCACTGAAGCAGACGAAGAAAAAGAATGTAAAGTAAACTTTACTTCTGAAAACATTGTTTATTCTTTTGGTGAATCAGAAAACACTAAAAAATGAGCAGAAATTATGGAACAAGAATTTAAAGTTGTTAGAAATTCAATTGAAATTATTGAAGATATTGTAAGTATTACTATCGTAACTAAAAAAGGTACAGATCTTGATACTTATTTAGAACACTTCAATCAAATCAAAAAAAATTATGGCAAAGAATATAGAATTGATAACTATCATAATAGAGTTATTAGTATTGCACCAAAAGATGTTGACAAAGGTTATGCAGTTGAAGTTATTAACAAATATTTAAATAATACAGGACAATATGAAACATATGGTTTTGGTGATAGTTATAATGATTTTGCTCTAATTGCTGCTGTTGATTATGGAGTAGCTATGCAAAATGGATTACATGAACTAAAAGAAAATGCATATGATATAACTGAATATTCAAACTACCAAGATGGAGTAGCTAGATACATTAATGAAAAAATTATAAATAAAAAATAA
- a CDS encoding GMP reductase translates to MYAFDYEDIQLIPNMCVVNSRSECNTFVTLGKHTFKMPVVPANMATVINEEISEMLAKGNYFYVMHRFNFDAVAFIKKMKSQNLITSISVGVKPQDYKLIEELTKLDLIPDYITIDIAHGHANSVKKMIAHIRNHMNDKTFIIAGNVATPQAVRDLEYWGADATKVGVGPGKVCITKLKTGFGTGGWQLGAIKWCSKAATKPIIADGGLRVNGDIAKSIRFGATMCMIGSLFAAHEESPGNNVTIDNVLFKEYYGSASEYNKGEKRYVEGKKELIQVRGKLMETYQEMEEDLQSSISYAGGKTLKAIKSVDYVILKTSNF, encoded by the coding sequence ATGTACGCTTTTGATTACGAAGATATTCAACTTATACCTAATATGTGTGTGGTAAATTCAAGAAGTGAATGTAACACATTTGTAACTTTAGGTAAACATACTTTTAAAATGCCAGTGGTGCCAGCAAATATGGCAACAGTTATAAATGAAGAGATAAGTGAAATGTTAGCAAAGGGTAATTATTTTTATGTTATGCATAGATTTAATTTTGATGCAGTTGCTTTCATTAAAAAAATGAAAAGTCAAAACTTGATAACATCAATTAGTGTTGGGGTTAAACCACAAGACTATAAATTAATTGAAGAATTAACAAAATTAGATTTAATACCAGACTATATCACAATTGATATTGCACATGGACATGCAAATAGTGTTAAAAAAATGATTGCACATATTAGAAATCACATGAATGATAAAACTTTTATTATTGCAGGAAATGTTGCAACACCTCAAGCTGTAAGAGACTTAGAATATTGAGGAGCTGATGCCACTAAAGTTGGTGTAGGGCCAGGTAAAGTTTGTATTACAAAACTTAAAACAGGATTTGGAACAGGTGGTTGACAGCTTGGTGCTATTAAATGATGTAGTAAAGCTGCAACAAAACCAATTATTGCAGATGGTGGTTTAAGAGTTAATGGAGACATTGCTAAATCAATTAGATTTGGAGCAACTATGTGTATGATCGGTAGTTTGTTTGCCGCTCACGAAGAATCACCAGGTAATAATGTAACAATTGATAATGTTTTATTTAAAGAGTACTATGGAAGTGCTAGTGAATATAACAAAGGTGAAAAAAGATATGTAGAGGGAAAAAAAGAACTTATTCAAGTACGTGGTAAGTTAATGGAAACATATCAAGAAATGGAAGAAGATTTACAATCATCTATTTCTTATGCTGGTGGTAAAACACTAAAAGCAATTAAAAGTGTTGACTACGTAATCTTAAAAACAAGTAACTTTTAA
- a CDS encoding MerR family transcriptional regulator yields MNKEKLGIKEIAKIFDVSKQTIRFYDAKELFPFFEGEKNYYRYVTFENLQWFKIVFLLRTAGMEIKNIKE; encoded by the coding sequence ATGAATAAAGAAAAATTAGGAATTAAAGAAATAGCAAAAATATTTGATGTTTCAAAACAAACAATTAGATTTTATGACGCTAAAGAATTATTTCCTTTTTTTGAAGGAGAAAAAAATTATTATCGTTATGTAACATTTGAAAATTTGCAATGATTTAAAATTGTCTTTTTACTGAGAACTGCTGGAATGGAAATTAAGAATATCAAAGAATAA
- the pfkA gene encoding 6-phosphofructokinase → MKKIGVLTSGGDAPGMNNAIAGVVKAAEAQGIEVCGVRDGYKGLINGWFEKLDSKFALEIISKGGTVLGSARLPEFKEESVRLKAVEQLKAHEIEALVVIGGDGSYMGAQRLTEMGINCIGLPGTIDNDIVSSDYTIGFDTALNTVIEAVEKVRDTMQSHNRAAVIEVMGNGCGDLVTYAAIATQAEIFSPSESKLTVEQICEQAKKFADAKHRSLIILISEKQLDAHELAKKVEQASGYETRTTILGHIQRGGRPTGMDRYLAFTAAIYAVDKLVEGKGGLYIGLSDNKLVARDIESTLNMPKADKTEFIDKIRLLNAKISK, encoded by the coding sequence ATGAAAAAAATTGGAGTTTTAACTTCAGGAGGAGATGCACCTGGAATGAATAATGCCATTGCTGGAGTTGTTAAAGCAGCTGAAGCACAAGGGATTGAAGTTTGTGGTGTAAGAGATGGATATAAGGGTTTAATCAATGGATGATTTGAAAAATTAGATTCTAAATTTGCTTTAGAAATTATTTCAAAAGGTGGAACTGTTTTAGGTTCAGCTAGATTACCAGAATTTAAAGAAGAAAGCGTAAGACTAAAAGCTGTTGAGCAATTAAAAGCACATGAAATTGAAGCACTTGTTGTGATCGGTGGAGACGGAAGTTACATGGGAGCACAAAGATTAACTGAAATGGGAATCAACTGTATTGGTTTACCTGGAACAATTGATAATGATATTGTTTCAAGTGATTACACAATCGGATTTGATACAGCATTAAATACAGTTATTGAAGCAGTTGAAAAAGTGCGTGATACTATGCAATCACATAATCGTGCTGCTGTTATTGAAGTAATGGGGAATGGTTGTGGAGATTTAGTAACTTATGCAGCTATCGCAACTCAAGCAGAAATATTTTCACCAAGTGAAAGTAAATTAACAGTTGAACAAATTTGTGAACAAGCTAAAAAATTTGCTGATGCAAAACACAGAAGCTTAATTATCTTAATAAGTGAAAAACAACTTGATGCACATGAGTTAGCTAAAAAAGTTGAACAAGCGAGTGGATATGAAACAAGAACGACAATTTTAGGGCATATTCAAAGAGGTGGACGTCCAACTGGAATGGATCGTTACTTAGCATTTACTGCTGCAATTTATGCGGTTGATAAACTTGTTGAAGGTAAAGGTGGATTATATATTGGACTAAGCGACAACAAATTAGTTGCTAGAGATATTGAATCTACATTAAATATGCCAAAAGCAGATAAAACTGAATTTATTGACAAAATAAGATTATTGAACGCAAAAATATCAAAATAA